Proteins from one Dysgonomonas sp. HDW5A genomic window:
- a CDS encoding RagB/SusD family nutrient uptake outer membrane protein, with product MKKIINIVLILATAMSFSSCQDWLDMESESKFDNETVFENVDRAEMAVIGCYTSIFNRELYYQLGMGTDECISTEGDTNSKNQVANYVFNTSNIPTSTYTAMYAGIEYANICIKKLSAMEGSSEAEKKKINMLLGECYAIRGMNYLNIVRFFGDVPYSTIPVEDAGTFFSSRVSRDIIMDGSVEDLQKAVELLPWQGEGMVTSVERFTKNSAYGILARIALYAAGYSLRWDLNTYDPGSVKMAQREDATRIKELYGIARDACKAVVDRGENDLIDYETVFRDLVNGRYNKESMLEFGQYGTDVNGSAIGYTNGMFCHTSSMFQKAGPAMTALPTYWYDFEEGDVRRDVTLCNYGIAADNTRQMSAYSSMSIGKFRVTWKKEEGTAINKRDINWTFLRYSDVLLMYAEAENEFNNGVTATAKWAYEKVRLRGFKNDASKIGTTPTSYQAFRNAIIHERKLELGFEGMRRTDLVRWGIHFEALTQAKQNVIDMANHTGKYANIDRFRAYKKEKATSFEDPVVVVSYIGYKSEPTADEKAKLKSDGYTLLDMYSNVSLHYTQKLEANATWVQGIFRGLEKNKVELLPLNSETIDTNIGLKGQQHPLY from the coding sequence ATGAAAAAGATAATTAATATAGTATTAATATTAGCCACAGCTATGAGCTTCAGTTCATGTCAGGACTGGCTGGATATGGAATCGGAAAGTAAATTTGATAATGAGACTGTTTTTGAGAATGTAGACCGTGCCGAAATGGCTGTTATCGGTTGTTATACAAGTATTTTTAATAGAGAATTGTATTATCAGTTAGGTATGGGGACAGATGAGTGCATTTCTACCGAAGGAGATACTAATTCGAAAAATCAGGTTGCCAACTACGTATTCAATACATCCAATATACCGACTTCAACCTATACTGCTATGTATGCAGGCATAGAGTATGCCAATATTTGTATCAAGAAACTATCGGCTATGGAAGGTTCATCAGAGGCAGAAAAGAAAAAGATCAACATGCTGTTAGGTGAATGCTATGCAATCAGAGGTATGAACTATCTGAATATCGTTCGCTTCTTTGGGGATGTTCCTTATTCAACAATACCGGTTGAAGATGCAGGCACCTTCTTTTCGTCACGTGTAAGCCGCGATATTATAATGGATGGCTCTGTTGAAGATCTTCAAAAAGCAGTAGAACTCCTGCCTTGGCAAGGTGAAGGGATGGTTACTTCGGTTGAACGTTTCACCAAAAACTCGGCTTATGGAATTCTGGCTCGTATAGCTTTATATGCCGCAGGTTATTCTTTACGGTGGGATTTAAATACCTATGATCCCGGATCAGTTAAAATGGCTCAACGTGAAGATGCTACACGTATTAAAGAATTATATGGAATAGCACGAGATGCCTGTAAAGCAGTTGTTGACAGAGGCGAAAATGATTTGATTGACTATGAAACTGTTTTCCGTGATTTAGTGAATGGGCGATACAATAAGGAGTCTATGCTAGAATTTGGTCAGTACGGAACCGATGTAAATGGTTCGGCAATAGGATATACTAATGGAATGTTCTGTCATACAAGTTCAATGTTCCAAAAGGCCGGTCCTGCTATGACTGCTTTACCTACTTATTGGTATGATTTTGAAGAAGGAGATGTTCGTCGCGACGTTACGCTTTGTAACTATGGTATAGCTGCCGATAATACACGTCAGATGAGTGCTTATTCGAGTATGAGTATCGGTAAATTTCGTGTTACATGGAAAAAAGAAGAGGGTACAGCTATCAATAAACGTGATATCAATTGGACTTTTCTTCGTTATTCGGATGTATTGTTGATGTATGCCGAAGCTGAGAATGAGTTTAACAATGGGGTCACAGCTACTGCAAAATGGGCATATGAAAAAGTGAGATTGCGTGGATTCAAAAATGATGCATCTAAAATAGGTACTACTCCGACAAGTTATCAGGCATTCAGAAATGCTATTATCCATGAGCGGAAATTGGAACTTGGCTTTGAAGGAATGCGCAGAACAGACCTTGTTCGTTGGGGAATTCATTTCGAAGCATTAACCCAAGCCAAACAAAATGTGATAGATATGGCCAACCACACAGGTAAATATGCCAATATTGATCGTTTTAGAGCCTATAAAAAAGAAAAAGCTACATCTTTCGAAGATCCTGTTGTTGTCGTATCCTACATTGGCTATAAATCAGAACCAACTGCTGATGAGAAAGCTAAATTAAAGTCTGACGGATATACACTTCTTGATATGTATAGTAATGTATCCCTGCATTACACACAAAAGTTGGAAGCTAATGCAACATGGGTGCAAGGAATTTTCAGAGGCTTGGAAAAAAATAAAGTTGAACTTCTTCCTCTTAACTCTGAGACTATTGATACAAATATTGGTCTGAAAGGTCAGCAACATCCCTTGTATTAA
- a CDS encoding DUF3244 domain-containing protein: MKIKASLLSVAIIASVGSVFSFVKQGDDGMGDGGLMKSSQMAFVSPITTVITPKNNIEITFTANISIVNAIIKNNIGITVSQAKTDTSLDTNLYINIANLPTGSYTLILRDNKGATISSEKFTVD, from the coding sequence ATGAAAATAAAAGCTTCATTATTGTCAGTTGCTATAATAGCTTCTGTTGGTTCAGTTTTTTCTTTTGTTAAGCAGGGTGATGATGGTATGGGAGATGGCGGACTGATGAAATCTTCTCAAATGGCTTTTGTTTCTCCTATTACAACAGTTATTACTCCTAAAAATAATATTGAGATTACTTTTACTGCAAATATTAGTATTGTTAATGCAATAATAAAAAATAACATAGGTATAACTGTTAGTCAAGCAAAAACAGATACATCGTTGGATACTAATCTGTATATTAATATAGCTAATTTACCAACAGGATCTTATACTCTTATTTTAAGAGATAATAAAGGGGCTACTATAAGTAGTGAAAAATTTACAGTGGATTAA
- a CDS encoding TolC family protein, translating into MKLIYILIALSGVLFTVNAQDNFQEVLNRIESNNTTLKALLEKTKADKIGNKTALNMANPEVEVGYLWGSPSEEGNRKDLNITQSFDFPTAYGYRSQVVTGQNVQADLVYQQQAKEILQQARVFCVELVYQTKRYAELNERVKLAKELSEAYQTRFDKGDINIIEYNKTKLNLLNSEKAMQIAEVEIATLRAELQRLNGGEPMLDLLSNYSSYSLPLSFDQWFNEAKMNNPALESAMKEVDLSRKQEKLTKALNLPKITAGYMSERLLGTTHQGFTFGVSIPLWEGKNTVKYQKAQTVALEMQQKDSELQFYNTLKNQYHRAGTLFDLLRDYEEILSTSNNRTLLKKAFEKGQLSLINYLLELSVYYETIDQYMEKEKEYQLALSELQQWDR; encoded by the coding sequence ATGAAACTTATATATATACTAATTGCATTGTCAGGCGTATTATTCACGGTAAATGCTCAGGATAATTTTCAGGAGGTATTGAATCGTATAGAATCTAATAATACGACTCTCAAAGCTTTGCTGGAAAAGACTAAAGCAGATAAAATAGGAAATAAAACAGCTTTGAATATGGCAAATCCCGAAGTCGAAGTAGGTTATCTGTGGGGTAGTCCAAGTGAAGAGGGCAATCGGAAAGATTTGAATATTACCCAGTCCTTTGATTTTCCGACAGCTTACGGATACCGATCACAAGTAGTGACAGGGCAAAATGTGCAAGCTGATTTAGTTTACCAACAACAGGCAAAAGAGATTTTACAACAAGCCAGAGTCTTTTGCGTGGAGCTTGTTTATCAAACAAAAAGATATGCAGAACTAAATGAACGGGTAAAACTGGCAAAGGAATTGAGTGAAGCATATCAGACCCGTTTCGATAAAGGAGATATCAATATTATCGAATACAATAAGACCAAGTTGAATTTGCTGAATTCGGAAAAAGCTATGCAGATAGCTGAGGTGGAGATTGCTACACTGCGTGCTGAATTGCAACGGCTCAATGGAGGCGAACCGATGCTTGATCTATTGAGTAATTACTCTTCTTATTCGTTACCTTTGAGTTTTGACCAATGGTTCAATGAGGCAAAGATGAATAATCCGGCACTTGAATCGGCGATGAAGGAGGTTGATCTCAGCCGAAAGCAAGAGAAACTGACTAAGGCTCTTAATCTTCCTAAAATAACAGCGGGGTATATGAGTGAGCGTCTTTTAGGAACTACCCATCAAGGGTTTACTTTTGGAGTATCTATTCCTTTGTGGGAGGGTAAAAATACCGTTAAGTACCAAAAGGCACAGACTGTGGCTTTGGAGATGCAGCAAAAAGATTCGGAGCTTCAGTTTTATAATACCCTCAAAAATCAATACCATAGAGCTGGTACATTATTTGATTTGCTGCGTGATTACGAAGAAATTTTGAGTACATCCAATAATAGGACTTTACTGAAGAAAGCTTTCGAAAAAGGACAGTTATCTTTGATTAATTATTTGTTGGAATTATCCGTTTATTACGAAACCATTGACCAGTATATGGAGAAGGAAAAAGAATATCAACTGGCTTTATCTGAGCTTCAACAATGGGATCGTTAG
- a CDS encoding aldo/keto reductase, with protein MKEFILNNGVKIPAVGLGVFRVNDANAAYQTVKSALSVGYRHIDTAMIYGNEEEVGRAIKDSRISRHEIFLTTKLWNDDQRSGKVREALDASLKRLGTEYVDLYLVHWPVRGTYVSVWKKMEEIYRAGKVKAIGVSNYHSHHLDDLLESAEIVPAVNQIECYPYLTQEPLIKYCKEKGIYPEAWGPLGAGQSDVLVNPIVTEIAKKYNKSAAQIVLRWNLERGVIVIPKSVNKDRQIENLSVTDFQLTDSEVRQISSLHKGLRLGSDPDNFNF; from the coding sequence ATGAAAGAATTTATATTAAACAATGGAGTAAAGATACCGGCAGTAGGACTCGGTGTATTTAGAGTGAATGATGCGAATGCAGCATATCAGACAGTAAAATCGGCTTTATCTGTTGGATACAGACATATAGATACTGCTATGATTTATGGTAACGAGGAAGAGGTGGGTAGAGCAATTAAAGATTCGAGAATTTCCCGTCACGAAATATTCCTGACAACTAAACTTTGGAATGACGATCAACGGTCAGGCAAAGTAAGAGAAGCCCTTGATGCTAGTTTAAAACGATTAGGCACAGAGTATGTAGACTTATATCTTGTGCATTGGCCTGTAAGAGGCACCTATGTGAGTGTATGGAAAAAAATGGAAGAGATTTACAGGGCAGGAAAGGTGAAGGCGATAGGTGTAAGTAATTATCACTCGCACCATTTGGACGACCTGCTGGAAAGTGCTGAAATAGTGCCTGCAGTGAATCAGATCGAATGCTATCCCTATCTGACCCAAGAACCTCTCATCAAATATTGCAAAGAAAAAGGCATATATCCCGAAGCATGGGGTCCATTGGGTGCCGGACAATCGGATGTATTGGTTAATCCCATAGTAACTGAGATAGCCAAGAAATACAATAAAAGTGCTGCACAAATAGTACTTCGTTGGAATCTGGAACGTGGTGTAATTGTAATTCCTAAGTCCGTAAATAAAGACAGACAGATAGAGAATCTAAGTGTCACCGATTTTCAATTAACAGACTCTGAAGTTAGGCAGATCAGTTCCTTGCATAAAGGCTTACGTTTAGGCTCCGATCCCGATAATTTTAATTTCTAG
- a CDS encoding Fur family transcriptional regulator, producing the protein MNAEYIERLEERGVKPTAVRLLIFKAMVEYPQAFSLSDLETSLDTVDKSTLFRTISLFHEKLLIHSIDDGSGSVKYSVCSSDCNCSIQDLHVHFNCHECKKTFCMENISIPKVQLPKGFLLESVNFVLKGLCDKCSKLNE; encoded by the coding sequence ATGAATGCAGAATATATTGAAAGATTAGAAGAAAGGGGGGTAAAGCCTACAGCAGTCAGGCTTCTGATTTTTAAAGCAATGGTAGAATATCCTCAGGCTTTTAGTTTATCTGATCTTGAAACAAGTCTTGATACCGTTGATAAATCGACCCTTTTCAGAACTATATCCTTGTTTCATGAAAAACTTCTGATACATAGTATTGACGATGGTTCGGGTTCGGTTAAGTATTCGGTTTGCAGTTCCGATTGTAACTGTTCAATCCAAGATTTGCACGTTCATTTTAATTGTCATGAATGTAAAAAAACTTTTTGTATGGAAAACATCTCTATACCTAAAGTGCAATTACCTAAGGGATTTCTTTTGGAGAGTGTGAATTTTGTTTTGAAAGGTTTATGCGATAAATGCTCTAAGCTTAACGAATAG
- the ahpC gene encoding alkyl hydroperoxide reductase subunit C encodes MEPIINSQLPEFKVQAYHNGAFKTVTSEDVKGKWAVFFFYPADFTFVCPTELVDVADKYDQLQAMGVEVYSVSTDSHFVHKAWHDASETIRKIKYPMLADPTGLLSRAFGVMIESEGMAYRGTFLVNPEGQIKIAEIHDNGIGRNADELLRKIEAAQFVATHDGEVCPAKWKKGDETLKPSIDLVGKI; translated from the coding sequence ATGGAACCAATTATCAATTCTCAATTACCGGAATTTAAAGTACAAGCTTATCACAATGGAGCTTTCAAAACAGTAACAAGCGAAGATGTAAAAGGAAAATGGGCTGTTTTCTTTTTCTACCCAGCAGATTTCACATTTGTGTGTCCTACAGAATTAGTGGACGTTGCAGACAAATACGATCAATTGCAAGCAATGGGTGTTGAAGTATATTCGGTAAGTACCGATTCTCATTTCGTACACAAAGCATGGCATGATGCATCAGAAACTATTCGCAAAATCAAATACCCTATGTTAGCCGATCCAACAGGATTGTTGAGCCGTGCATTTGGTGTGATGATCGAATCAGAAGGAATGGCTTACAGAGGTACATTCTTGGTTAACCCAGAGGGACAAATCAAAATTGCTGAAATACATGACAATGGTATCGGACGTAATGCTGATGAATTGTTACGTAAAATTGAGGCAGCTCAGTTTGTAGCTACTCACGACGGTGAAGTATGTCCTGCTAAATGGAAAAAAGGCGATGAGACTTTGAAACCTAGCATCGACTTGGTAGGAAAGATCTAA
- a CDS encoding TonB-dependent receptor yields MKRCVKKCKKLFCFKFLLLFISFSLTGNMIYAQNGIVITGTVKDNIGELPGVSVTIKGSTSGVFTDIDGNFSLSVPNDKAVLVFSFIGYETQTIPIGGARKLDVIMVSDDKALDEVVVIGYGTVRKRDLTGATGSVKGSQIAQIPVTTAAQAITGKIAGVNVVTQSGAPGADINITVRGGTSVTQSTTPLYIVDGFQMENGLQMVDINDIESIDVMKDASATAIYGARGSNGVILITTKSGKSGKTEVNYNTFVSFEKLGQKLNLLNTSEYVKYQYEFQTLAGNEEKWASMFGGNVSDPDFFTGAFGRIASEYGNRAGIDWQDEVFGGTAILQNHNLSITGGSEKTKFMLSYNYTGQDGLLDKSGYNRNSIRTKINHEISKRIRMDFGANLQATNVEGGGSLGGMLKMSILQPVTGGIRFTNEQMLNADLGDEMLAIDSQYDISNPLITNDAITQNKYTREATVNLGLEINILKDLTFRTAGSYYWRQVRNDYWDDGRTRTAEVNKGPWGKRNNAEKLNWQITNTLSWKKNFGLHNINAMLGQETMYIETMKLDNSYYEFPESNFGLNDVNMAKRSTYSSDKGREGLVSVFGRVMYNYADRYLVTGTLRADGTSKFIKGKQWGMLPSASAAWRISEEAFMKELDIFDQLKVRIGYGTTGNCNIDDNMFRTNYGSTLYAMNNSIVNGLKPGDKLGNKLLKWEQTTSTNIGLDISIFRGRVSLTADYYYNVSDNLLIENQIPTSSGYKTQFQNSASIRNRGFEFVLNTVNVASKDFTWTTDFNISFNKSKVLRLFSDDISYWRKNYESRMDFWIEEGKPLGQFYGYRYDGVYTTDDFKQNADGTYTLKDGIPYLKGKNTSTIKPGDVKYKTTAGQTDAKGNPVWSTDDRTVIGSSEPKFTGGMVNTFMYKGFDLSVFFTFSSGNEVFNMNAQRFIGPYLPNQNSLAIMNERFTLIDPATGKETTSLARLAELNPNQYASDALWSIHSDNKIAITDALDYYLEDASFLRLNTITLGYSLPKPLLKKAWINNARIYFTLNNIHTFTNYSGYDPEVSSTGSLLTKGVDNSAYPRSKSYVIGLNLTF; encoded by the coding sequence ATGAAAAGATGTGTGAAAAAGTGTAAGAAACTTTTCTGTTTTAAATTTTTACTTCTCTTCATTTCTTTTTCTCTGACGGGAAATATGATTTATGCCCAGAATGGCATTGTCATAACCGGAACAGTGAAAGATAATATAGGAGAATTACCGGGTGTAAGTGTTACCATAAAAGGCAGTACATCGGGAGTATTTACTGATATTGACGGAAACTTTAGTCTTTCGGTGCCTAATGACAAAGCTGTGTTGGTTTTCTCTTTTATAGGCTATGAAACGCAAACTATTCCTATAGGAGGAGCTCGCAAATTGGATGTTATAATGGTGTCCGATGACAAAGCATTAGATGAAGTTGTTGTTATTGGATATGGTACTGTCAGAAAGAGAGATCTGACCGGAGCTACAGGATCGGTTAAAGGTTCTCAAATTGCACAAATACCTGTAACTACAGCGGCACAAGCCATTACCGGGAAAATTGCAGGGGTAAATGTTGTAACACAAAGTGGTGCGCCCGGTGCAGATATTAATATTACTGTTCGTGGAGGTACTTCAGTTACTCAATCTACAACTCCATTATATATTGTAGATGGTTTTCAGATGGAGAATGGGTTGCAAATGGTTGACATCAATGATATTGAATCGATTGATGTTATGAAAGATGCATCAGCTACAGCTATATATGGAGCACGTGGATCGAATGGAGTTATACTTATTACGACTAAATCAGGTAAAAGCGGAAAGACCGAAGTCAACTATAATACATTTGTAAGTTTTGAAAAATTGGGTCAGAAATTAAACCTGCTTAATACTTCCGAATATGTAAAGTACCAATACGAATTTCAAACTTTAGCCGGAAATGAAGAAAAATGGGCAAGTATGTTTGGAGGTAATGTTTCCGATCCTGATTTCTTTACAGGAGCCTTTGGACGTATTGCCAGTGAATATGGTAATCGTGCAGGTATCGATTGGCAAGATGAAGTTTTCGGGGGGACAGCTATTCTTCAAAATCACAACTTAAGTATTACAGGAGGTAGCGAAAAAACGAAGTTTATGCTTAGCTACAATTATACAGGACAAGATGGGTTATTGGATAAATCGGGCTATAACAGAAATAGTATACGTACTAAAATAAATCATGAGATCAGTAAACGCATTCGTATGGATTTTGGAGCTAATCTTCAAGCCACTAATGTCGAAGGAGGAGGCTCTTTAGGCGGAATGCTTAAAATGTCTATTTTGCAGCCGGTGACAGGAGGAATCCGATTTACAAATGAGCAGATGTTGAATGCCGATCTTGGAGATGAGATGTTAGCTATAGATTCTCAATATGATATTTCTAATCCTCTTATCACGAACGATGCTATAACCCAGAATAAATATACTAGAGAAGCTACAGTAAACTTAGGTTTAGAAATAAATATTCTAAAAGATTTGACTTTCCGTACAGCCGGAAGTTATTATTGGAGACAAGTACGTAACGATTATTGGGATGATGGCCGCACTCGTACTGCAGAAGTCAATAAAGGTCCGTGGGGAAAACGTAATAATGCTGAAAAGTTGAATTGGCAGATAACAAACACGCTTTCATGGAAGAAAAATTTTGGTTTGCATAATATTAATGCAATGCTGGGACAGGAGACTATGTACATCGAAACCATGAAATTGGATAATTCTTACTATGAATTTCCTGAAAGTAATTTTGGTTTGAATGATGTGAATATGGCCAAAAGATCGACTTATAGCTCCGATAAAGGTCGCGAAGGTTTGGTATCGGTTTTTGGACGTGTTATGTATAATTATGCAGACCGCTACTTGGTAACAGGAACTCTCCGTGCAGATGGTACCAGCAAATTTATAAAAGGAAAGCAATGGGGTATGTTGCCTTCGGCTTCGGCTGCATGGCGAATTTCAGAAGAAGCTTTTATGAAAGAGTTGGATATATTTGACCAACTGAAAGTGCGTATAGGTTACGGTACTACAGGTAACTGCAATATTGATGATAATATGTTTAGGACGAATTACGGATCGACTCTTTATGCTATGAATAATAGTATAGTTAATGGACTGAAACCCGGTGATAAGTTGGGAAATAAGTTATTGAAATGGGAACAGACAACTTCGACCAATATAGGTTTGGATATATCGATTTTTAGAGGGCGGGTAAGTCTTACTGCCGATTATTACTATAATGTTTCTGATAATTTATTGATTGAAAACCAGATTCCTACCTCTTCAGGTTATAAGACTCAATTTCAAAATTCAGCATCTATTCGTAACAGAGGGTTCGAGTTTGTATTAAATACAGTGAATGTTGCATCTAAAGATTTTACATGGACTACAGACTTTAATATATCGTTCAATAAATCGAAAGTCTTAAGATTATTTTCGGATGATATTAGCTATTGGAGAAAGAATTACGAGTCACGCATGGATTTTTGGATTGAAGAAGGAAAACCTCTGGGACAATTCTATGGCTATAGATACGATGGGGTATATACCACTGACGATTTTAAACAGAATGCAGACGGAACGTATACTCTAAAAGATGGAATTCCTTATCTGAAAGGTAAAAATACTTCAACTATCAAACCCGGAGATGTAAAGTATAAAACTACTGCCGGACAAACAGATGCAAAAGGAAATCCGGTTTGGTCTACCGACGATCGTACGGTAATAGGAAGTTCAGAACCTAAGTTTACTGGAGGTATGGTGAATACATTTATGTATAAAGGATTTGATCTTAGCGTATTCTTTACATTTTCATCGGGTAACGAAGTCTTTAATATGAATGCTCAACGCTTCATTGGTCCGTATTTACCCAATCAGAATTCACTGGCAATAATGAATGAACGTTTTACTCTAATCGATCCAGCTACAGGTAAAGAAACTACCAGCTTGGCTCGTTTGGCAGAATTGAATCCAAATCAATATGCAAGTGATGCTTTATGGAGCATACATTCCGATAATAAAATTGCTATCACCGATGCTCTTGATTATTATCTGGAAGATGCCTCTTTCCTTCGTTTAAATACAATAACGCTAGGTTATTCTCTACCTAAACCTTTGTTAAAGAAAGCTTGGATCAACAATGCCCGTATATATTTCACATTAAACAATATCCATACTTTTACCAACTATTCAGGTTATGACCCCGAGGTATCATCAACAGGAAGCTTATTGACTAAAGGGGTTGATAATTCGGCCTACCCCAGATCTAAAAGTTATGTTATTGGCTTAAATCTAACCTTTTAA
- the ahpF gene encoding alkyl hydroperoxide reductase subunit F has translation MLDSSLKEQLRTVFADLKAQYTFNIAVSDQHESRSELLEMLSDVASCSDKITSQVNEGNGLEFSLLKDGAKTGVKFRGIPNGHEFTSLLLAILNSDGKGKNIPDDFIVGRVKALKGPVRLTTYVSLTCTNCPDIVQALNLMAILNPDISHEMVDGALNQEEVDALKLQGVPAVFADGKLLHVGRGDFGELLSKLENQYGSDDQKIETGTTKNYDVVVVGGGPAGAAAAIYSARKGLTVALLAERMGGQVKETVGIENLVSVPKTTGEELANNMKLHIKDYAIDVLEHRLVEKVENEDGSKIIYTNVGEKLITPALIIATGASWRKLNVTGESEYIGKGVAFCPHCDGPFYKGKHAAVVGGGNSGIEAAIDLAGICSKVTVFEFLDELKADKVLQEKARSLPNVKIILSSQTTEVVGNGDKVTGIRVKDRKTEQERVVELDGIFVQIGLAANSSVFKGLVSMNRFGEIEVDAHCRTDIPGIYAAGDVTTVPYKQIIIAMGEGAKASLSAFEDRIRGVLS, from the coding sequence ATGTTAGATTCCTCTTTAAAAGAACAGTTACGTACAGTATTTGCCGATCTTAAGGCTCAATATACATTTAATATAGCCGTGTCTGATCAGCATGAAAGCCGTAGCGAATTACTCGAAATGCTTTCAGATGTTGCTTCGTGCTCGGATAAAATAACAAGTCAAGTAAACGAAGGTAATGGTCTGGAATTCTCGCTACTGAAAGATGGGGCGAAAACAGGCGTTAAATTTCGTGGAATTCCCAATGGTCATGAATTTACCTCATTGCTATTAGCTATATTGAATAGTGATGGTAAAGGGAAAAATATTCCCGATGATTTTATTGTCGGTCGTGTAAAAGCATTAAAAGGACCTGTTCGCCTGACTACCTATGTGTCGTTGACATGTACAAACTGTCCTGATATTGTTCAGGCACTAAATCTAATGGCTATCCTTAATCCTGACATCTCTCATGAAATGGTAGATGGTGCATTAAATCAGGAAGAAGTAGATGCTTTGAAATTGCAAGGTGTTCCTGCTGTATTTGCAGATGGGAAACTGCTTCATGTAGGAAGAGGCGATTTTGGCGAATTGCTTTCGAAGCTTGAAAACCAGTATGGTTCAGACGACCAAAAGATAGAGACCGGTACTACTAAAAACTACGATGTAGTAGTTGTTGGTGGAGGTCCTGCAGGTGCAGCCGCAGCTATATATTCGGCTCGTAAAGGTTTGACTGTTGCGTTACTTGCCGAGCGTATGGGTGGGCAGGTGAAAGAAACTGTCGGTATAGAGAATCTGGTTTCTGTACCAAAAACTACAGGCGAAGAACTTGCCAATAATATGAAGTTGCATATAAAAGATTATGCAATTGATGTATTAGAGCATCGCTTGGTAGAGAAGGTTGAAAACGAAGATGGTAGTAAGATTATATATACTAATGTAGGCGAAAAATTAATAACTCCTGCCCTGATTATTGCTACAGGGGCAAGTTGGCGTAAGCTTAATGTTACAGGAGAATCGGAATACATAGGAAAAGGTGTTGCCTTCTGTCCCCATTGCGACGGGCCTTTTTATAAAGGAAAACATGCAGCCGTTGTGGGTGGTGGAAACTCAGGAATAGAGGCTGCTATTGATTTGGCAGGTATCTGCTCTAAAGTAACCGTTTTCGAATTTCTGGATGAATTGAAGGCTGATAAAGTTTTACAAGAGAAAGCCAGAAGTCTTCCTAATGTAAAAATTATACTAAGTTCTCAAACAACTGAGGTTGTAGGGAATGGAGATAAGGTTACAGGTATTCGAGTAAAAGACCGTAAGACTGAACAGGAACGTGTTGTTGAACTGGATGGTATCTTTGTTCAGATCGGTTTGGCTGCCAACAGTTCGGTATTCAAAGGATTAGTGAGTATGAATCGTTTTGGCGAAATTGAAGTCGATGCTCATTGCCGTACAGATATACCCGGTATATATGCTGCGGGTGATGTAACGACTGTTCCGTACAAGCAAATTATAATAGCGATGGGAGAAGGTGCAAAAGCTTCGCTTTCGGCCTTTGAAGATCGTATCAGAGGTGTTCTCTCTTAA